A window of the Brassica napus cultivar Da-Ae chromosome A2, Da-Ae, whole genome shotgun sequence genome harbors these coding sequences:
- the LOC106402804 gene encoding F-box/kelch-repeat protein At4g39550-like translates to MTSPDRKGKATTEQSSPLPSLPDDLLLTCFARVSTLHYPTLTLVSKRFQSLIASPELYKIRYTLGRTESCLYVCFGSDHDPNPRWFTLCLKPDRNVNNGSSGYVLVPTSVPHSAPAHWSGLISGPSNDIYNIGGPLEDAPSSSEPGNMWVDPMVDVLDRKIYVTRGCNPNTRTWDPEGSTPHAFVSLVVRKKVYMFGSSGDSVYKPKNGQWERFWGWKPSLGWFSCCVVEKVLYRYRSEEFKWYDTKAGHWRKLKGLKGLPKFVSYGFQLVDYGGKLAVVWAELVPNGGDKKKVVWCAVITLERPKSGDEIWGEIEWCDVVCTVPKSYQLEYALDATL, encoded by the coding sequence ATGACTTCCCCAGACAGGAAAGGTAAGGCGACGACAGAGCAATCCTCCCCACTTCCTTCACTTCCAGATGATTTGCTGTTGACCTGCTTCGCACGCGTCTCCACATTGCACTACCCAACACTCACCCTCGTCTCCAAAAGATTTCAATCACTCATCGCCTCACCTGAGCTGTACAAGATCCGATATACATTAGGCCGCACTGAGAGTTGTCTCTATGTGTGCTTTGGGTCCGATCATGACCCTAACCCTCGCTGGTTCACTCTCTGCCTGAAACCTGACAGAAACGTGAATAACGGGTCAAGTGGGTATGTTTTGGTTCCAACCTCAGTTCCCCATTCTGCTCCTGCGCACTGGTCTGGTCTTATTAGCGGACCTTCCAATGATATCTACAACATCGGCGGCCCCCTTGAGGATGCTCCATCCTCAAGCGAGCCGGGAAACATGTGGGTGGACCCAATGGTCGATGTCCTTGATAGAAAGATATATGTAACAAGAGGCTGCAATCCAAACACTCGAACTTGGGACCCTGAGGGGTCGACCCCTCACGCTTTTGTAAGCTTAGTGGTTAGAAAAAAAGTTTACATGTTTGGATCCTCTGGCGATTCGGTTTACAAACCCAAAAACGGTCAATGGGAAAGGTTTTGGGGTTGGAAACCGAGTTTGGGATGGTTTTCCTGTTGCGTGGTTGAAAAGGTACTGTACCGTTATCGTTCCGAAGAGTTCAAATGGTATGACACCAAGGCAGGGCACTGGAGGAAGTTAAAGGGTTTGAAAGGACTGCCTAAGTTTGTCAGTTATGGTTTTCAGTTGGTTGATTATGGTGGGAAGTTGGCGGTTGTGTGGGCCGAGCTCGTGCCTAACGGTGGCGATAAGAAAAAGGTTGTTTGGTGTGCGGTAATTACTCTTGAGAGGCCTAAGAGTGGCGATGAGATTTGGGGGGAGATCGAGTGGTGTGACGTGGTTTGTACAGTCCCCAAGTCGTATCAA